One window of the Anopheles cruzii chromosome 2, idAnoCruzAS_RS32_06, whole genome shotgun sequence genome contains the following:
- the LOC128278113 gene encoding LOW QUALITY PROTEIN: LETM1 domain-containing protein 1 (The sequence of the model RefSeq protein was modified relative to this genomic sequence to represent the inferred CDS: deleted 1 base in 1 codon), with translation MPTMSLTMLRTVCRLQQQRRHPVSFAHCSAGCLAIRYQSTAGGGNGSKGESDEKQSAKERLTVKYSRENVKRNVQGYVFSRFFDYVKNYDKVLEKKFPSAMHVYRVFLVGVRDFFNDMKKLVKVTKIVYTHDNDLRCLTRKEIELYYQMPRDMKKVAPVLLISALPFANYVIFPLAYMYPRTLLTSHFWSIQQKAEFAQIDLRNRLVYNRRVFRCMQSKLEVLKKNQDPMHKKISNILGLLGSGLHPTSDEILAAKEAFQRPPFHLNSLNSSHLKYLCRLHGIHAGLLRRFRLSERTYIVHHMDMAIKREGGVHNMPVESLKHACFLRGLNATNLSTESMVEWLQEWVQVSLVVNEDSISLLLHLPILLTYNHTNNWILIH, from the exons ATGCCAACCATGTCGCTGACAATGCTGCGGACCGTTTGTcgcttgcagcagcagcgccggcaTCCCGTGTCCTTCGCGCACTGCAGCGCCGGTTGCTTAGCGATTCGATATCAAAGTACGGCTGGCGGTGGAAATGGGTCGAAAGGCGAAAG CGACGAGAAGCAGTCTGCCAAGGAACGACTGACGGTGAAGTATAGCCGAGAGAATGTGAAACGCAACGTTCAGGGATACGTCTTTTCGCGGTTCTTCGACTACGTGAAGAACTATGACAAGGTACTGGAGAAGAAGTTCCCCTCGGCGATGCACGTGTACCGCGTGTTTCTGGTCGGAGTGCGGGACTTTTTCAACGACATGAAAAAGCTAGTCAAAGTGACGAAGATCGTCTACACGCACGACAACGATCTGCGATGTTTAACACGGAAAGAGATCGAACTCTACTACCAGATGCCACGGGACATGAAGAAGGTCGCCCCAGTGCTACTGATATCGGCGCTGCCCTTTGCAAACTATGTGATATTCCCTCTAGC CTATATGTATCCTCGAACGCTGCTAACGTCGCACTTTTGGTCGATCCAGCAGAAGGCAGAATTTGCGCAAATCGACCTCCGCAATCGGCTGGTTTACAATCGTCGTGTCTTCCGCTGCATGCAATCGAAGCTGGAGGTGCTGAAAAAGAATCAAGATCCTATGCAC AAAAAAATTAGCAACATTCTCGGTTTGTTGGGCAGCGGTCTACACCCGACGTCCGACGAAATTCTGGCCGCGAAAGAAGCCTTCCAGCGGCCACCGTTTCATCTCAACAGTTTGAATTCGTCACACTTG AAATATCTTTGCCGGCTGCACGGAATTCACGCAGGGCTGCTGCGGCGGTTTCGATTGAGCGAGCGGACCTACATCGTGCACCACATGGATATGGCCATCAAGCGGGAAGGCGGAGTCCACAACATGCCGGTCGAATCACTGAAACATGCGTGCTTTCTCCGGGGATTGAACGCGACCAACCTTAGCACGGAGTCCATGGTCGAGTGGCTGCAGGAATGGGTGCAAGTGTCGCTCGTCGTTAATGAAGATTCCATTAGCTTGCTGCTTCACCTGCCTATTCTGCTGACCTATAATCATACGAACAACTGGATTCTGATacactga
- the LOC128277701 gene encoding zinc finger CCCH domain-containing protein 3: MKQQQAATEQPSKIFINPKFAKAHINPKFLATQESLRPPVENAPETIVATMPVQGSIHLNPAFLERLRMQQVPAASSATAPPVTKIASALASSSFVPQCSISKPPSLVANKISYSGPVNPIIKNTRRKLIRAIPVTSASLKAPSNAPTLAPLVKIGKNKLIRSTVPRNVVLENVKAAGVIPQRKYLKIDRRVPKRLSPGKPSFVKRYALSRVNSITAKRVVITDPKLLKLTRKGVTKPGATTRGPLPYASSNKRLVLVNINGVLYRSTPNTLQKSVPGNGSSQRTQGQHVVPEMARKGKEHFLVIRGTRFALDRTGMRLRMVGSAGPVPEKRPPETRMHRIDIGGLTYKARQDGTFVRTDVHRTRNHLSVAKQRSIQVLATRLKKCNEPCHIYRRLGKCLAHSRGKCPKLHDPKHISICRKFLRGECTVEGCLMSHNVSLEKMPVCRYFLEGRCVRDVCPYLHKKVSEKERICHAFLNGFCALAGKCPNRHVFQCPEYERDGKCDRNKCPYPHGRKEAKSKPTIQSAPSEKSKRGTVPSKRPETIGPPPVLPLRYYREEAADRETTAQTGELSVSERNQLKRMLGEVDKMKLRHAEARDGTPDDDGSVSIASDDRAEAVDIPPVGESAAPGGQGEEGSEEDIRPLVLRRKKLGTLPSFIPI; the protein is encoded by the exons ATGAAGCAACAGCAAGCTGCGACGGAGCAACCTTCGAAAATATTCATCAATCCCAAATTCGCGAAAGCTCACATCAACCCGAAGTTCCTGGCAACGCAAGAATCACTGAGACCGCCGGTGGAGAATGCACCAGAAACGATCGTGGCCACTATGCCTGTCCAGGGTAGCATCCACCTGAATCCAGCTTTCCTCGAAAGGTTACGAATGCAACAGGTACCAGCAGCAAGCAGTGCAACAGCGCCACCTGTAACGAAGATTGCATCAGCCTTGGCCTCGAGCTCGTTCGTCCCACAATGTAGCATTTCCAAGCCACCGTCACTTGTTGCGAACAAAATCTCCTATAGTGGCCCCGTAAATCCTATAATTAAAAACACCCGAAGAAAGCTGATTCGTGCCATACCCGTCACCAGCGCTTCGTTGAAAGCACCCTCGAACGCTCCTACTCTAGCGCCACTGGTTAAAAtaggaaaaaacaaactaatccGGAGCACCGTGCCACGAAACGTCGTATTGGAGAATGTTAAAGCGGCGGGTGTGATTCCGCAGAGAAAGTACCTCAAAATTGATCGGAGAGTTCCGAAACGATTGTCCCCAGGAAAGCCTTCGTTCGTGAAACGTTACGCCCTGTCGAGGGTCAACAGTATCACCGCTAAGCGAGTGGTGATCACCGATCCGAAGCTGCTGAAACT CACTCGGAAAGGAGTCACAAAACCTGGGGCGACCACAAGAGGTCCCCTCCCGTACGCTTCCTCAAATAAGCGCTTGGTGCTGGTGAACATCAACGGAGTATTGTACCGTTCAACGCCCAACACGCTCCAGAAATCTGTTCCGGGTAACGGATCATCTCAACGGACTCAAGGCCAGCACGTCGTACCGGAGATGGCTAGGAAAGGGAAAGAACACTTCCTCGTCATCCGTGGAACTCGGTTTGCGCTCGATCGTACCGGTATGCGCCTCCGAATGGTCGGTTCGGCGGGTCCCGTTCCGGAGAAGCGTCCACCGGAAACGCGAATGCATCGCATCGATATCGGCGGTCTAACGTACAAAGCGCGCCAGGACGGGACGTTCGTGCGGACGGATGTCCACCGGACGCGTAACCATTTGAGCGTTGCCAAACAGCGAAGTATCCAGGTGCTGGCGACTCGGTTGAAAAAGTGCAACGAACCGTGCCACATCTACCGGCGGTTGGGCAAATGTTTGGCCCACAGCCGGGGCAAGTGTCCTAAGCTGCACGATCCGAAGCACATCAGCATCTGTCGGAAGTTCTTGCGCGGTGAGTGCACCGTCGAGGGGTGCTTAATGTCGCACAACGTTTCGCTCGAAAAGATGCCCGTCTGTCGGTACTTCCTCGAGGGACGGTGCGTGCGCGACGTGTGCCCGTATCTGCACAAGAAGGTCAGCGAGAAGGAGCGCATTTGTCATGCGTTTTTAAACGGATTCTGTGCGCTGGCCGGGAAG TGCCCCAATCGTCACGTATTCCAGTGTCCCGAGTACGAGCGGGACGGCAAGTGCGACCGAAACAAGTGTCCATATCCTCACGGACGGAAGGAAGCCAAAAGTAAGCCAACCATCCAATCGGCGCCGTCTGAGAAGTCCAAGAGGGGAACGGTTCCATCGAAACGGCCGGAGACAATCGGACCGCCACCGGTGTTGCCATTGCGCTATTATCGTGAAGAGGCTGCGGATCGGGAAACAACCGCACAAACGGGTGAGTTAAGTGTAAGTGAGCGTAATCAGTTGAAACGCATGCTCGGTGAAGTGGATAAAATGAAACTGAGGCACGCCGAGGCACGTGATGGCactccggacgacgacggaagcgTAAGTATAGCAAGCGATGATCGCGCCGAAGCTGTCGATATTCCACCAGTGGGAGAATCAGCAGCACCTGGTGGCCAGGGAGAGGAGGGAAGTGAAGAAGACATCCGGCCGCTAGTGTTACGCCGCAAGAAGCTTGGAACGTTACCGTCATTTATTCCTATCTGA
- the LOC128278350 gene encoding one cut domain family member 3 isoform X2 codes for MKAFISLGLLIFVLAQCALSVPLPQFLTFRDGKFGVNFGGYHAEAGLGGLLTGNSAHGGLSASAGTPHGQQAGAGLGGIVGGNARTAGGAYAGATAGHGVGASAAIGGGLDEAGGAGGVGAESHAGGLSTKVVKLGQTNAGAPPTEVVISKQHGHEATFTRIDNHDYSKELHTELTAPAAHPAPEQSFTKTKTFYKKKVISHPHKVAVVQTSSFDGGPSPGLDISRFFDFQAFSNLGAQYAHPPLPPPPPPLPAPIVHHHKTIVKESSFQPTFQKEIHTRVDSSNGHSAGGSSTRVVASSTHNSNFWNDIFNIPISTLSAVNQFLNNKSGSGTVHVEKRVEVH; via the exons ATGAAAGCGTTCATCTCGCTTGGGCTGTTGATATTCGTGCTCGCACAGTGCGCCCTGTCCGTGCCACTCCCGCAA TTTCTTACGTTCCGCGATGGGAAGTTCGGAGTGAACTTTGGTGGATACCACGCGGAGGCGGGTCTGGGAGGTTTGCTGACGGGCAACTCAGCCCACGGTGGCCTTTCCGCGTCAGCCGGAACTCCCCATGGACAGCAGGCCGGAGCCGGACTCGGTGGAATCGTCGGAGGCAACG CACGGACCGCAGGAGGAGCATATGCTGGAGCCACGGCCGGACATGGCGTTGGTGCCAGTGCTGCGATTGGAGGAGGACTCGATGAAGCCGGTGGAGCTGGCGGCGTTGGCGCTGAATCTCATGCCGGAGGTCTGAGCACGAAGGTAGTTAAGCTGGGACAAACCAACGCAGgagcaccaccgaccgag GTTGTCATTTCCAAGCAGCATGGACATGAGGCAACCTTCACACGGATCGATAACCACGATTACTCGAAGGAACTGCACACCGAACTGACGGCTCCGGCCGCACATCCGGCACCAGAGCAAAGCTTCACAAAGACTAAAACCTTTTACAAGAAGAAAGTTATCAGCCATCCGCACAAG GTTGCGGTAGTGCAGACTTCTTCGTTTGATGGCGGACCATCGCCGGGCTTGGACATAAGTCGTTTCTTCGACTTCCAAGCGTTCTCCAACTTGGGTGCCCAATACGCTCACCCACCATtgcctccaccgccaccgccgctaccGGCACCGATCGTACACCACCATAAGACCATTGTGAAAGAGTCGTCCTTTCAACCCACCTTCCAAAAAGAG ATCCACACTCGGGTAGATTCCTCTAATGGGCACAGCGCCGGTGGAAGCAGCACTCGCGTGGTCGCCAGCTCCACTCATAACTCCAACTTCTGGAACGATATATTCAAT ATTCCGATCTCCACGCTGTCGGCCGTTAACCAGTTTCTGAACAACAAatccggaagcggaaccgtTCATGTCGAGAAGCGCGTTGAAGTCCACTAA
- the LOC128278350 gene encoding one cut domain family member 3 isoform X1 — protein MKAFISLGLLIFVLAQCALSVPLPQFLTFRDGKFGVNFGGYHAEAGLGGLLTGNSAHGGLSASAGTPHGQQAGAGLGGIVGGNGNARTAGGAYAGATAGHGVGASAAIGGGLDEAGGAGGVGAESHAGGLSTKVVKLGQTNAGAPPTEVVISKQHGHEATFTRIDNHDYSKELHTELTAPAAHPAPEQSFTKTKTFYKKKVISHPHKVAVVQTSSFDGGPSPGLDISRFFDFQAFSNLGAQYAHPPLPPPPPPLPAPIVHHHKTIVKESSFQPTFQKEIHTRVDSSNGHSAGGSSTRVVASSTHNSNFWNDIFNIPISTLSAVNQFLNNKSGSGTVHVEKRVEVH, from the exons ATGAAAGCGTTCATCTCGCTTGGGCTGTTGATATTCGTGCTCGCACAGTGCGCCCTGTCCGTGCCACTCCCGCAA TTTCTTACGTTCCGCGATGGGAAGTTCGGAGTGAACTTTGGTGGATACCACGCGGAGGCGGGTCTGGGAGGTTTGCTGACGGGCAACTCAGCCCACGGTGGCCTTTCCGCGTCAGCCGGAACTCCCCATGGACAGCAGGCCGGAGCCGGACTCGGTGGAATCGTCGGAGGCAACGGTAACG CACGGACCGCAGGAGGAGCATATGCTGGAGCCACGGCCGGACATGGCGTTGGTGCCAGTGCTGCGATTGGAGGAGGACTCGATGAAGCCGGTGGAGCTGGCGGCGTTGGCGCTGAATCTCATGCCGGAGGTCTGAGCACGAAGGTAGTTAAGCTGGGACAAACCAACGCAGgagcaccaccgaccgag GTTGTCATTTCCAAGCAGCATGGACATGAGGCAACCTTCACACGGATCGATAACCACGATTACTCGAAGGAACTGCACACCGAACTGACGGCTCCGGCCGCACATCCGGCACCAGAGCAAAGCTTCACAAAGACTAAAACCTTTTACAAGAAGAAAGTTATCAGCCATCCGCACAAG GTTGCGGTAGTGCAGACTTCTTCGTTTGATGGCGGACCATCGCCGGGCTTGGACATAAGTCGTTTCTTCGACTTCCAAGCGTTCTCCAACTTGGGTGCCCAATACGCTCACCCACCATtgcctccaccgccaccgccgctaccGGCACCGATCGTACACCACCATAAGACCATTGTGAAAGAGTCGTCCTTTCAACCCACCTTCCAAAAAGAG ATCCACACTCGGGTAGATTCCTCTAATGGGCACAGCGCCGGTGGAAGCAGCACTCGCGTGGTCGCCAGCTCCACTCATAACTCCAACTTCTGGAACGATATATTCAAT ATTCCGATCTCCACGCTGTCGGCCGTTAACCAGTTTCTGAACAACAAatccggaagcggaaccgtTCATGTCGAGAAGCGCGTTGAAGTCCACTAA